One window of Oncorhynchus masou masou isolate Uvic2021 chromosome 28, UVic_Omas_1.1, whole genome shotgun sequence genomic DNA carries:
- the LOC135517373 gene encoding retinol dehydrogenase 12-like, whose translation MPFGNLFRRTWSSTDRLDGKTVLITGANTGIGKETALDLAKRGARIIMACRDMEKAEGALKEVIEGSGSQNVVIKKLDLSDTKSIREFAETINKEETKLNILINNAGVMVCPHGKTADGFEMQIGVNHMGHFLLTHLLVDLIKRSTPARIINVSSMAHSWGTINLDDINSEKGYDKKKAYSQSKLANVLFTRSLAKKLQGTGVTAYSLHPGVVQTDLWRHLSAPQAAIMKMISPFTKTSVQGAQTTIYCAVAPELETESGGYYSDCAPANCSSSASDDDTAQKLWELSCRMLSLSWD comes from the exons ATGCCGTTTGG AAATCTCTTCCGGAGAACATGGTCATCCACAGACAGACTTGATGGCAAAACAGTGCTCATAACTGGAGCCAACACTGGTATTGGCAAAGAGACAGCGCTGGACCTGGCAAAGAGAG GGGCCAGGATAATCATGGCCTGCAGAGACATGGAGAAAGCTGAGGGGGCCCTGAAAGAAGTCATAGAAGGCTCTGGTAGCCAAAATGTTGTCATCAAGAAGCTTGATTTGTCAGACACCAAGTCCATCCGCGAGTTTGCAGAGACCATTAACAAGG AGGAGACGAAACTCAACATCCTCATCAACAATGCTGGCGTCATGGTGTGTCCGCATGGGAAAACAGCTGATGGATTTGAAATGCAGATTGGCGTCAACCACATGG GTCACTTCCTGTTGACCCACTTATTGGTTGACCTGATCAAAAGGTCGACCCCGGCCAGGATCATCAATGTGTCCTCCATGGCTCATTCCTGGGGCACCATCAACCTGGACGACATCAACAGTGAGAAGGGCTATGACAAGAAGAAAGCGTACAGCCagagcaagctagccaacgtccTTTTCACCCGCTCCCTTGCCAAGAAGCTACAAG GCACTGGTGTGACGGCATACTCCCTCCACCCTGGCGTGGTTCAGACTGACCTGTGGCGGCACCTGAGCGCACCTCAGGCAGCTATCATGAAGATGATCAGTCCCTTCACCAAGACATCCGTGCAAGGAGCTCAGACCACTATCTACTGTGCTGTGGCACCTGAACTGGAAACCGAGAGTGGTGGAtattacag TGACTGCGCACCAGCCAACTGCTCAAGCTCTGCTTCAGACGATGACACGGCCCAGAAACTGTGGGAGCTAAGCTGCCGGATGCTTTCTCTGTCATGGGATTGA
- the fasn2 gene encoding probable polyketide synthase 1 — protein MEEEEGAIAVVGIGCSFPGGEGLDNFWKVLLEGKNCALPIPNERFNSTYWYDADNSKPGKSHTSKAALIDGFNELDLRFFGVTDAEADYMDPQQKLLLHCTYRALENAGMPMEKASGTRTGVYLGLMNRDYDLTTAQYNPGLTNHWSGTGKAMSIAANRISYTFNLTGPSVAIDSACSSSLVALHFACQAIKQGDCEMALCGGVSCIIEPQVFVALSKAKMISPEGTSKPFSSRADGYGRGEGCGVILLKPLKQALKDCDHVWGIISKTAVNQDGHTVSPITKPSMVQQEELLRRIYSQSDLSTVQYIEAHGTGTPVGDPIEAGSISKVIAKARPPGSETLRIGSVKGNIGHTESAAGVAGLIKVLLMMKHETIVPSLFYSEDSASIDAKALNIKVPTKAEKWGNTGSVERIAGINNFGFGGTNAHTIVKQYNNSHSQTAGVDRSYEYFILSAASEKSLTMMVQDTAEQISGNKTVELQGLSYTSACRRSHMKHKYRKAFTTSSLVDLRNQLKSALNKKIAPSKLDPKLVYVFCGNGVAYQGMCKQLLKQEPVFREKIKEVEALFQMYQRMSITERLESASVDDDFSKPDVVQPLLFAIQVGIACLFKHWGIKPDAILGHSVGEVAAAHCSGLLSLEDAVKVIYFRSTLQNKVTGGKMLVVSNMAVSEVLNLLPSYLNKVCLAASNSPQSCTLSGDADAVDSLYQKLSSSVNSKNLFLHVLDVPAAYHSQMMDPILSQIEDSIGSLQVNHVETELFSTVTGKAVEQPDFSTGKYWARNIREPVSFEQAVRSATKDKKNVVFVEIGPRRALQRNIQETLGNETQVLTSVQQNKDHETMLDTVSKLFELGVQVDWDKFYRGCETSPTPTPRYQFDCVKKDVIFEAAQKGTSGSHPVLTQTGNDGKTFSCDLASASVAYLQDHRNNDVAIVPGALYAELGLAAFMASSKSKVPLNMLQLRVSFQSPFLIAPNSPEMSVKLDHFENETTFKIQSPTATYASGSISCKQGRLAEEQYISLDSVYKRCTSTMSTDYFYDYLSKRGFQYGSVFRNRGDVHYGADLMEAISVVTVPEELLPQLHDFCIHPVVLDYLLQLTPITIVNAFMARPGFPAEIGSLTVHEPLQPEMVLYLRAANVAADHFEVSGCFTDKAGRVLVELKHVIVKYLGSQSNVVEEYFFHNDFSVVSDDYKPINKPKALVFADQMGVSEAMQKHLSSQSQYISFTHANDLLSRGFKVLLSKFKISDLKSFAEILFVWSNDNVTSHETEAILENMVNCCEMFRQIVLELKAMKFPNSIRAITYRSAENTVDRISAGFALSGMTRSCAAEMSDLSFQLIDISSVSTEDIRALSQVLDSFPCSQYPELVVKDGQILKPYIVHTPTESSDNSQENVHSLKSEEFILQTANPYRMTSLSAIPCDVEHKNIEENSVEIQLSKICVHSSDYFPVSVSDMNYGPTMYWNKHTSQDHQLFALDFGGTVTAVGKEVSKLKVGEHVVSCYPTAASSKIVIPEAACYKTKRLTFLKEAPCVSYFVLAWEVLHRALPKVKQQRLGIISSVPDSGLTKVLAQTATKSGWNNIVLPQFSDQLQNVNKLDAFVLLPPFDKSQFEKACNVSGVRHIVAVCENEWQSSISQNGFRCGNDNVRIQTVQMSSALEKGSIRAEKSHIYRWLKSMHLDKKSLDFETTIFQRVSSGSIDFLPVEESESYFSSKTLPFVALSKDDSNGTLSNIKLLPKPNQLFQKNSVYIVTGGLTGLGFETVKFIAQRGGGYIVILSRSSPSTDLQQEISNIESQSGATVVSLQCDVSIAAQVVNTVIAIKERFPSCPIRGVFHSAVVLHDGLIETLDKSLYEKVLKPKVNGALNLHHATKLCKLDYFVCYSSISAFIGNAAQTNYCAANSFLDTFCQYRRNIGLAGQSISWGALNLGLLLDKDHFQRFLAAKGMMVMGVAEIHESLEQCLLLNRPQQVVCKFSFKNLMRHVLAHNASLNIRLGALVDEGITKEKGEVAGYDQTTVSMSPSEYVKSVLRETLGVENDELNDDSSLTALGIDSMLAMTLQNLLFQDRGVNVPLVKLLDPNSTLSTLVAMLKEGANQESELGDDLALDLMEKNEEESYMSTVL, from the exons atggaggaggaagagggagccaTTGCAGTGGTTGGCATTGGATGCAGCTTCCCTGGAG GTGAGGGGCTTGACaatttctggaaggttcttctgGAAGGAAAGAACTGTGCATTGCCAATCCCTAACGAGAGGTTTAACAGTACTTACTGGTATGATGCTGACAACAGCAAACCTGGAAAGTCTCACACTAGCAAAGCTGCTCTCATAGACGG CTTTAACGAACTAGACCTGAGGTTTTTCGGTGTCACCGATGCTGAGGCCGACTACATGGACCCCCAGCAGAAACTCTTGCTGCACTGCACCTATAGGGCACTAGAGAATGCTGGGATGCCAATGGAGAAAGCTAGCGGAACTAGAACTGGAGTATACCTag GACTAATGAACAGAGACTACGATCTCACAACTGCCCAGTACAATCCAGGCTTGACTAACCATTGGAGTGGCACTGGTAAAGCCATGAGTATTGCAGCCAACCGGATATCCTACACCTTCAACCTCACTGGTCCATCAGTTGCCATAGACAGCGCCTGCTCATCATCTCTTGTGGCTCTGCACTTTGCTTGTCAAGCCATAAAACAAG GTGACTGTGAAATGGCTCTTTGTGGCGGTGTCAGCTGTATCATAGAGCCACAAGTCTTTGTCGCTCTCAGCAAGGCAAAGATGATTTCACCTGAAGGCACCAGCAAACCTTTCTCCAGCAGAGCAGATGGCTATGGCAGAGGAGAGGGCTGCGGGGTTATTCTGCTGAAGCCACTGAAACAA GCCTTGAAAGACTGTGACCATGTATGGGGCATCATAAGCAAAACTGCAGTAAACCAAGATGGTCACACTGTCTCTCCAATCACCAAGCCATCCATGGTCCAGCAAGAGGAGCTGCTCCGCAGAATCTATTCACAGTCTGACCTGTCAACTGTCCAGTACATAGAGGCTCATGGGACTGGAACTCCAGTGGGGGATCCCATAGAAGCAGGCAGCATCTCCAAAGTCATTGCCAAAGCCAGACCCCCAGGTTCAGAAACACTCCGCATCGGCTCTGTGAAAGGCAACATTGGACACACAGAATCTGCAGCTGGGGTGGCAGGGCTAATCAAGGTACTACTAATGATGAAGCATGAAACCATTGTCCCTTCACTGTTCTACTCTGAGGACAGTGCCAGTATAGACGCTAAAGCCTTAAACATAAAAGTTCCCACTAAAGCAGAAAAGTGGGGAAATACAGGCTCGGTCGAACGTATTGCAGGGATCAATAATTTTGGTTTTGGAGGCACAAATGCCCACACAATTGTCAAACAGTACAACAACTCTCACAGCCAAACAGCCGGGGTTGATAGGTCTTATGAGTATTTTATCCTCTCAGCAGCCTCAGAAAAATCCCTTACCATGATGGTACAGGACACAGCTGAACAGATAAGTGGAAACAAAACAGTGGAACTCCAGGGTCTGTCATATACATCAGCCTGTAGAAGAAGCCACATGAAACATAAATACAGAAAGGCATTCACAACATCCTCTCTGGTTGATCTGAGAAACCAGCTGAAATCTGCTTTGAACAAAAAGATTGCCCCCTCCAAACTAGATCCAAAGTTAGTGTATGTTTTCTGTGGGAATGGTGTGGCCTACCAAGGCATGTGCAAGCAGCTCCTGAAACAGGAACCAGTGTTCAGAGAAAAGATCAAGGAGGTTGAGGCGCTTTTTCAAATGTACCAAAGAATGTCCATCACAGAGAGACTGGAAAGTGCATCAGTTGATGACGACTTTTCAAAACCAGATGTTGTCCAGCCCCTCCTCTTTGCCATTCAGGTTGGCATTGCTTGTCTCTTCAAGCACTGGGGCATCAAACCAGATGCAATTCTTGGCCACTCTGTTGGAGAGGTTGCTGCTGCCCACTGCTCTGGTCTGTTGTCCCTTGAGGATGCAGTGAAGGTGATTTACTTCCGCAGTACTCTGCAGAATAAAGTCACAGGAGGGAAAATGCTTGTGGTCAGTAACATGGCCGTGTCAGAGGTCTTGAACCTCCTTCCCTCCTACTTAAATAAGGTTTGCCTGGCTGCCTCCAACAGCCCACAGTCCTGCACCCTCTCAGGTGATGCTGATGCTGTAGACAGTCTGTATCAAAAGCTAAGCAGTTCAGTCAACAGTAAGAATTTGTTCCTCCATGTTCTGGATGTCCCTGCTGCATACCACAGCCAAATGATGGATCCCATCCTCTCTCAAATAGAGGACAGTATTGGTTCTTTACAGGTGAATCATGTTGAGACAGAATTGTTCTCCACAGTGACAGGAAAGGCAGTAGAACAGCCAGACTTTAGCACAGGCAAATACTGGGCCAGGAACATTCGAGAGCCTGTTTCATTTGAACAGGCAGTGAGATCAGCAACCAAAGACAAGAAGAATGTGGTCTTTGTAGAGATAGGCCCTAGAAGGGCTCTACAAAGGAACATCCAGGAGACTCTGGGAAATGAGACACAAGTGCTCACGTCAGTGCAGCAAAATAAAGACCATGAGACAATGCTGGACACTGTGTCCAAACTGTTTGAGTTGGGGGTTCAGGTAGATTGGGACAAGTTCTACAGAGGTTGTGAGACATCCCCAACACCTACCCCAAGGTATCAGTTCGATTGTGTGAAGAAAGATGTCATCTTTGAGGCAGCACAGAAAGGTACATCGGGCAGTCATCCTGTGTTAACTCAGACAGGCAATGATGGAAAAACCTTCAGTTGTGATCTGGCCTCAGCCTCAGTGGCTTACCTGCAGGACCATAGAAACAATGACGTTGCCATTGTCCCTGGTGCCCTCTATGCTGAGTTGGGTTTGGCTGCCTTCATGGCCAGTTCCAAATCAAAGGTGCCACTCAACATGCTGCAACTCCGTGTCAGTTTTCAGAGTCCATTTCTCATTGCACCAAATTCTCCTGAGATGAGTGTCAAACTGGATCACTTTGAAAACGAGACAACGTTTAAGATACAATCTCCTACAGCAACGTATGCATCAGGCAGCATATCATGCAAGCAAGGGAGGTTGGCTGAGGAACAGTACATCTCTCTAGACTCAGTTTACAAGCGATGCACATCAACTATGAGTACTGATTACTTTTATGATTACCTAAGTAAGAGAGGGTTTCAGTATGGTTCTGTTTTCAGAAACAGGGGAGATGTGCACTATGGTGCAGACTTGATGGAAGCCATCTCTGTTGTAACTGTCCCTGAAGAACTACTGCCTCAGTTGCATGATTTCTGCATTCACCCTGTAGTGCTAGACTACTTGCTACAACTGACTCCAATCACAATAGTGAATGCATTCATGGCAAGGCCTGGCTTCCCTGCAGAAATAGGCAGTTTGACTGTTCACGAACCCCTGCAGCCTGAAATGGTTCTTTATTTGAGAGCCGCAAATGTTGCAGCCGACCATTTCGAAGTATCTGGCTGTTTCACCGACAAAGCAGGTCGGGTCTTGGTTGAACTGAAGCATGTCATAGTCAAGTATCTTGGGAGCCAATCTAATGTTGTTGAAGAGTACTTCTTCCACAATGACTTCAGTGTTGTGTCTGATGACTACAAGCCCATTAATAAACCCAAGGCATTGGTTTTCGCTGACCAGATGGGTGTATCTGAAGCCATGCAAAAACATTTGAGCTCACAGTCGCAATACATCTCTTTCACACATGCCAATGATCTCTTGAGCCGTGGATTCAAAGTGCTTTTGTCAAAATTCAAAATCTCAGACTTGAAAAGCTTTGCAGAAATCTTGTTTGTGTGGAGCAATGACAATGTTACCTCCCACGAAACAGAGGCTATCCTGGAGAACATGGTAAACTGCTGTGAGATGTTCCGACAAATAGTCCTGGAACTGAAGGCTATGAAATTTCCAAATTCCATCAGAGCAATAACCTACCGGTCAGCAGAGAACACAGTGGACCGCATCAGCGCAGGATTTGCCCTCTCAGGCATGACTAGATCATGCGCTGCAGAAATGTCAGATCTTTCCTTCCAGCTGATTGACATCAGCTCTGTCTCTACAGAGGACATCAgagctctgtctcaggttcttgACTCATTCCCATGCAGCCAATACCCAGAATTGGTGGTGAAAGATGGACAGATTCTAAAACCTTACATAGTGCACACTCCCACTGAAAGCAGTGACAACTCACAGGAAAATGTCCACTCTTTGAAGTCTGAGGAGTTCATCCTTCAGACTGCTAACCCATACAGAATGACTAGCTTGTCTGCCATTCCTTGTGATGTTGAGCATAAGAACATTGAGGAGAATTCAGTTGAGATTCAGCTCAGTAAGATTTGTGTTCATTCTTCTGACTACTTTCCGGTCAGTGTCTCTGACATGAACTATGGCCCGACAATGTACTGGAACAAACACACATCTCAGGACCACCAGCTTTTCGCTCTAGACTTCGGTGGCACTGTCACAGCTGTAGGGAAAGAGGTGAGCAAACTGAAAGTGGGGGAGCATGTAGTTTCATGTTATCCGACTGCTGCATCTTCTAAGATTGTGATTCCTGAAGCAGCGTGCTACAAGACAAAGAGGCTCACATTTCTGAAGGAGGCACCCTGTGTGTCCTACTTTGTACTTGCATGGGAAGTCTTGCATCGTGCATTACCCAAAGTCAAACAACAGAGGTTGGGCATCATCTCATCCGTTCCTGACTCAGGTTTGACAAAGGTCTTAGCCCAAACTGCAACCAAATCAGGATGGAATAACATTGTTCTGCCACAGTTTAGTGATCAGCTTCAAAATGTGAACAAGCTTGATGCATTTGTCCTTTTACCTCCATTTGACAAATCTCAGTTTGAAAAAGCATGCAATGTTTCCGGTGTGAGACACATTGTTGCTGTATGTGAAAATGAGTGGCAATCCTCCATCTCACAAAATGGTTTCAGATGTGGCAATGACAATGTTCGCATTCAGACTGTTCAAATGTCTAGCGCATTGGAAAAGGGATCTATCAGAGCAGAGAAGTCTCACATTTACCGTTGGCTCAAATCAATGCATTTGGACAAGAAGTCTTTAGATTTCGAAACCACCATCTTTCAGAGAGTGTCATCCGGTAGCATTGACTTCCTGCCTGTTGAAGAGTCTGAATCATACTTCAGCTCAAAAACCCTGCCTTTTGTGGCACTGAGTAAAGATGATTCCAATGGCACACTGTCCAACATTAAGTTGTTGCCTAAACCAAACCAGCTTTTCCAGAAAAACTCTGTGTACATTGTCACAGGTGGTCTAACTGGACTAGGGTTTGAAACAGTGAAGTTCATTGCACAGCGAGGAGGAGGGTATATTGTCATTCTATCCAGAAGCAGTCCCTCGACCGACTTACAGCAGGAGATAAGTAACATTGAGAGTCAGTCTGGCGCCACAGTTGTCAGCTTGCAGTGTGATGTTTCAATCGCTGCACAAGTAGTGAATACCGTTATTGCGATTAAGGAACGTTTCCCCTCTTGTCCAATCAGAGGGGTCTTCCACAGCGCCGTCGTCCTGCATGATGGCCTGATTGAAACTCTTGACAAATCTCTCTATGAGAAAGTCCTGAAGCCCAAAGTGAATGGAGCTCTGAATCTGCATCACGCCACAAAACTCTGCAAGTTAGATTACTTTGTGTGTTACTCCTCCATCTCTGCCTTTATTGGCAATGCAGCACAAACAAACTATTGTGCAGCCAACTCCTTCTTGGACACATTCTGTCAGTACAGGCGAAACATTGGACTTGCAGGACAGTCCATAAGCTGGGGAGCTTTGAACCTTGGTCTCTTGCTGGACAAAGACCATTTCCAAAGATTTCTGGCGGCAAAGGGGATGATGGTCATGGGGGTAGCAGAAATCCATGAGAGCCTAGAACAATGCCTTCTGCTGAACAGACCACAACAGGTTGTCTGCAAGTTCAGTTTCAAAAACCTGATGCGTCATGTTCTTGCTCATAATGCCTCCCTAAACATACGTTTAGGCGCACTGGTGGATGAGGGCATAACAAAAGAAAAAGGGGAAGTTGCAGGATATGACCAAACTACCGTGTCCATGTCACCAAGTGAATACGTCAAGTCGGTGCTCAGGGAAACGCTTGGTGTTGAGAATGATGAGCTGAATGACGATTCTTCTCTCACCGCATTAGGCATAGACTCAATGCTAGCCATGACTTTGCAGAATCTTCTCTTTCAAGACAGGGGTGTGAATGTTCCCCTGGTTAAATTACTGGACCCCAACAGCACACTGTCTACTTTGGTAGCAATGCTAAAAGAGGGTGCAAACCAGGAATCTGAGCTTGGTGATGACCTTGCCTTGGATCTGATGGAAAAGAATGAGGAAGAAAGTTACATGTCTACTGTACTTTAG
- the LOC135517374 gene encoding patched domain-containing protein 3-like, whose amino-acid sequence MPSCHTDCIDKSVSNWFHKLGGFVGRNPWWFLLVPLFISAGLGAGFYFLEEREAHGIEDQFTPKDGPAKQERHFVKEHFPQNDSEFSRLRLYNEGSYGSFIAVSKSSDILSEKAFEEIIYLDGTVREMVGQKGKTYEKLCAMKSNRCFSNDMLDIINGTASTIKKANLTFPYHNSTSNTIFLGTELGGVVLNSSIIVSAKAVRLFYFLRENNEAENDDWLHRFTQVLSNLSGELNKRQIQVSYFTSNSREEEFKENSKSVIPLFSVTYFLAISFSIISCLRLDCVRNKVWVAIFGALSAGLAVLSSFGLLLLCGMPFAMTVATAPFLILGIGVDDMFIMISCWQQTQVHDSVEDRMAATYKEAAVSITITTLTDALAFYIGLLTPFRSVQSFCMYTGTAVLFCYLYNITFFGAFLALNGSREKGNRHWLTCMKVPEPEDSPEKYNICCVGGAYDQETGKEEVMPINNFFKMYYGPFLTNTWTKVFVILLYAGYLGSSIYGCFQIQEGIDLKNLAADSSYVGSYYDNEDQYFSEYGPNVMVVVTDSKFQYWDQTARKRLDTCLERFESLTLDGRSLVAKDMTLSWLNEYVKVINPNNETIFMDSLPAFLQRSDFRQDVNISNKVIIASRMFIQTINVSTAVDEKNMLNKLRETANGCSEKLVVYHPAFIYFDQYAVIVSNTIQNIVVATLAMLVISLMLIPNPICSLWVTFAIASVIVGVAGFMALWDVNLDSVSMINLVICIGFSVDFSAHISYAFVASKEVTANEKAVDAVYHLGYPIIQGAVSTILGVVVLSAAESYIFRTFFKIMFLVILFGVLHGIVFIPVFLTFFGICNCN is encoded by the exons ATGCCTTCGTGTCACACAGACTGCATTGACAAATCAGTGTCAAATTGGTTTCATAAACTTGGAGGTTTTGTTGGGAGGAATCCATGGTGGTTTCTACTTGTCCCTTTGTTCATCTCTGCGGGGCTTGGGGCAGGATTTTACTTCCTTGAAGAGAGAGAGGCGCATGGCATAGAGGACCAGTTTACTCCAAAGGACGGGCCTGCAAAACAGGAGAGACATTTTGTCAAAGAACATTTTCCTCAGAATGATTCAGAGTTCTCTCGTTTGCGGCTGTATAACGAGGGGAGCTATGGGTCTTTCATCGCTGTTTCAAAGTCATCCGATATCTTGAGTGAGAAGGCATTTGAGGAGATCATATATTTAGATGGAACAGTTAGAGAGATGGTCGGCCAAAAAGGAAAAACCTATGAAAAACTTTGTGCCATGAAAAGTAACAGGTGCTTTTCAAATGACATGTTAGATATCATTAATGGCACAGCTAGTACAATTAAGAAGGCAAACTTGACCTTTCCTTATCATAATTCAACGTCAAACACCATCTTTCTGGGGACAGAACTTGGTGGAGTAGTTTTGAATTCAAGTATCATCGTTAGTGCAAAGGCTGTTCGACTCTTCTACTTTCTCAGAGAAAACAACGAGGCAGAAAATGATGATTGGCTACATAGGTTTACTCAAGTGTTGTCCAACTTGTCAGGTGAATTGAATAAG CGGCAGATTCAAGTTTCATACTTCACATCTAATTCTAGAGAGGAGGAGTTTAAGGAAAACTCCAAATCTGTGATTCCTCTCTTCTCCGTCACATACTTCCTGGCCATAAGTTTTTCAATTATATCTTGCTTGAG GTTGGACTGTGTGAGGAACAAGGTGTGGGTGGCCATCTTTGGTGCTCTATCTGCAGGCCTAGCTGTGCTGTCCAGTTTCGGGTTGTTGCTGCTCTGTGGAATGCCCTTTGCCATGACTGTTGCAACTGCTCCTTTCTTAATACTGG GAATTGGTGTTGACGACATGTTCATCATGATTTCCTGCTGGCAGCAGACTCAAGTTCATGACAGCGTAGAGGACCGTATGGCAGCTACATACAAAGAGGCAGCTGTCTCTATCACCATCACAACACTAACTGATGCCCTGGCCTTCTACATTGGTCTGTTAACTCCCTTTCGTTCTGTACAATCCTTTTGTATGTATACTGGCACAGCTGTCCTGTTCTGTTACTTGTACAATATTACCTTCTTTGGTGCATTTCTGGCATTGAATGGGAGTCGAGAAAAGGGCAACAGACACTGGCTGACATGCATGAAGGTTCCAGAACCAGAGGATAGTCCTGAAAAATACAATATCTGCTGTGTAGGAGGAGCTTATGACCAGGAAACGGGAAAAGAGGAAGTTATGCCCATTAACAACTTTTTTAAGATGTACTATGGGCCATTTCTAACAAATACTTGGACCAAGGTGTTTGTGATCCTGCTCTATGCTGGATATTTGGGTTCAAGTATCTATGGTTGCTTCCAAATACAAGAAGGCATAGACCTTAAAAACCTAGCAGCTGATAGCTCATATGTGGGTAGCTATTACGATAATGAGGACCAATACTTTTCAGAGTATGGTCCAAATGTTATGGTTGTTGTGACTGACAGTAAGTTTCAATATTGGGACCAAACTGCTCGAAAGCGTCTTGATACTTGTCTTGAACGTTTTGAGAGTCTAACGTTGGATGGTCGATCATTGGTTGCTAAAGATATGACTCTTTCTTGGCTTAATGAATATGTGAAAGTTATAAATCCAAATAACGAAACCATTTTCATGGATAGTTTACCTGCGTTTTTACAACGATCAGACTTCAGACAAGATGTGAATATTTCAAACAAAGTCATAATTGCCTCACGAATGTTTATTCAGACAATCAACGTCAGTACAGCTGTTGATGAAAAGAACATGTTGAATAAGCTTCGAGAGACAGCTAATGGTTGTTCAGAAAAGTTGGTTGTTTACCACCCTGCTTTCATATACTTTGACCAGTATGCAGTCATTGTTAGTAATACCATCCAAAACATTGTAGTTGCCACTCTTGCCATGCTGGTGATCTCCCTCATGTTGATCCCCAACCCCATATGTTCTCTGTGGGTGACCTTTGCTATTGCCTCTGTCATAGTGGGTGTTGCTGGTTTCATGGCATTATGGGATGTCAATCTAGACTCTGTATCCATGATCAATCTTGTCATCTGCATTGGTTTCTCAGTGGATTTTTCTGCTCACATTTCCTATGCTTTTGTCGCTAGCAAAGAGGTCACTGCTAATGAGAAGGCTGTAGATGCTGTCTATCACTTGGGGTATCCCATCATACAGGGAGCTGTGTCTACTATTTTaggagtggtggtgctgtctgctgCTGAGAGCTACATCTTCAGAACCTTCTTTAAGATCATGTTCTTGGTCATTTTGTTTGGGGTACTTCATGGCATCGTTTTCATCCCTGTGTTTCTGACCTTTTTTGGCATATGCAATTGTAATTGA